The following nucleotide sequence is from Halapricum desulfuricans.
GGGATCAACGAGCCGAGACACGCCAGTCTGCGCGACGTCACGGAGGCCCAGCAGGCCGACATCGCCGTCCGCGACCTCGCCGATCTGGGCCTCGGTGGGGACGCGCTCACGTCCTCGATCGACCAGACCGCCCTCTACGAGCCCGAACGCGAAGGTGAGGCGACGATCTACGAGGGGAGTCCCGAAGAGACGGCGGCCGAACTCGCGACCGTCATCGAGGAGACGGGGGTGATGCAATGACGGTACTGGTCGTGGCCGAACACCGCCGCGGCGAGTTGCGCGACCCGAGTTTCGAAGCGCTCACAGCGGGTCGAGAACTGGCCGACGCCACCGGCGGCGACCTGCACGTCGGCGTCGTCGGCGGCGACGTCGAACGCCACGCCGAGCGGCTGAACCGCGAGGGCGTTGACCTCGTCCACACGGTCGCCCACGGCGAGGAATTCAACCACGACGTCTCTACACAGGCCATCGCCCAGCTCGTCGAAGCGGTCGAGCCGACGGTGCTGCTCGCGCCGGACACGGTCAACGGCCTGGACTACCTCCCGGCGGTCGCCGAGCGGCTTGACCTCCCGCTCGTGACCGACGTGATCGATCTCGAGTACGACGAGGGGCTGACGGTTACCCGAGAACTGTACGAGGGGAAAGTCGAGACGACGCTGTCGATCGACGCGCCCCGGGCCGCGATAACGGTGCGTCCCGGATCGTGGCCGCAGGCAGAGGGAACCGGCGACGCCGAGGTCGACGCGTTCGACGCGACGATCGACGAGTCGGCCGTCAGATCGACCGTCACCGGGTTCCAG
It contains:
- a CDS encoding electron transfer flavoprotein subunit alpha/FixB family protein, with the protein product MTVLVVAEHRRGELRDPSFEALTAGRELADATGGDLHVGVVGGDVERHAERLNREGVDLVHTVAHGEEFNHDVSTQAIAQLVEAVEPTVLLAPDTVNGLDYLPAVAERLDLPLVTDVIDLEYDEGLTVTRELYEGKVETTLSIDAPRAAITVRPGSWPQAEGTGDAEVDAFDATIDESAVRSTVTGFQEIGGEVDVAEADVLVAVGRGIESEDNLEIVRELADVLGATLAASRPVIDNGWLPADRQVGQSGKTVSPELYIAVGISGTAQHVSGVRAETFVAINDDPNAPIFDVADYGVVDDLFEVVPALTERLKRS